The following DNA comes from Diceros bicornis minor isolate mBicDic1 chromosome 12, mDicBic1.mat.cur, whole genome shotgun sequence.
GTAGTCTTTCTAGCTTTTCATTGGTTTGTTGCAAACACTAGCATATGGattaacatattttataatgTGGTCTGTTGCTCAGCACTGATGTCCTAAAAATTCTGAAGCTGAGAACATTTCAGTTTTTCCTCTGATTGCAATCTGCTAAAAAGCTTTACCAATATATTGTGTTGATGTAATCAAATTTAAGTCTCTCTGTTTCAGGAGTGATAgtataattttttgtgtatgttgtagaATTATTTTGAGCATGATGGCAAAAGGCTTGAAGATTGATAAAACTTTTATAGTATGGCTGGAAAAACAAAATCTAGTAGTAAAATCTAATATAATTTCATGAATTGTTTGCCTTTTGAAAAGGATAGTTAATGTGGAATTTGCTTTGGTAGTTcacaatttgttttatttattatttgaacTGAAAGAGTCATTGGGGGATGAGGGAAATGGGGTAGTAGAGTAGGggggattatattttttcctAGGAGATATGACGTATTTGGATGCGTTTTTTAAAATGAATCTCTTTAAGTAATGGATACTGTGTACTCTTATTTCATGAAACAGAATTTTATGAACTCTTACAATGGGGActgctttacctttttttttttcgacTCATATGTTGCCTAATTTTATGTCCACTAGATATTGATGAAGATTTTAAACGAGAGCTTCGAAATCTGGTTCCATTACTGCTTGCCCctgaaaatttggtagaaaaagaGATAAGTGGATCTAAAGTCACTTGTAGAGATCTTGTAGAATACTTTAAGGTAGGAAAACTCTTACATTAAATGATTTTGTCTAAGTTAGAACTATAGCTGACTTAAAACTCATCTTTATGTACAAGAAATTTCTTacctttattttaaagtaaaatttatttttctggctTGAATTGGGTGTATCCATATTTAAGGGTATTTAAGATTGTAGCAGACAACTTGTATCTTCTAGatagtaattttatttatatacagaATTATCCTACTTTTTCTCCAGCTCTGATATAGAGAGAGGAATCATTCATGATATTATTGTAATACCATCATTTGTGAATGATAATATTGGGAGCATAATTCTGCATCTTGAATTCTCACAAAAGCCTTCTTTCAGATTTCTGAGGACTTGATAAGTGCTGAAAATATCAAAACTCGTTTCTGAGCTCAAGTAAattattcatagattttttttctctgctcttctctagttTTTATAGCTTGCTTGCCAGAGCAAGACCATTGTAGAGGGGTGTATTTATTCGTATATTTATAGAGATGTGGAAGGGAAAATACATTTAACTAAGAGTGTATTTTTGGTCATTTAATGGCCACTTGATCACTTTATTACTATCTTTGTTTAGTTATGAATTAGAGTCAGTAGAAAGTTGACATGAAAGATTCCTATATGGACTTAACTGAAAACTCCCATCTTTCCTTCTTACTCTTAACCCACAAATTAGGTAGTTTTTTTTCTTGAACTGAATTTAAGCTAGTCAAAGTAAAACACTGAGTTAAAATGTTTGCTAACTTATTTATTTGAAACATTAGCAGTAGGGAAGAATTATGGATTTCTTTTCATAAAGTGGATGGCattttatatataactttttttttttttttgtgaggaggtcagccctgtgctaacatctgccaatcctcctcctttttgctgaggaagattggccctgggctaacatccatgcccatcttcctccactttatatgggacgccaccacagcatggcttgccaagcagtgcatcagtgtgcgcctgggatccgaactggcgaaccccgggccgccgcagtggagcatgcgcacttaaccacttgcgccactgggccggccccttatatataacttttaaatatgaaatacAACTTTTATGCAAGACGGAATTGTGTTTAGAAACATTTCTCTAGGATATTATTTAGCAACATATGCATTTAATAATGTTGAAAATAAAGTTAACTTTGTTGGAATGAGAGTGTATGATTTTTAAAGCCTAGACTTTCCTTTTAATAATGTGAGTCATTTtatatttaatgatttttctttctttggggaTATAGAGCCAAATTGCATAACCTACCAGTATAATGAGTCTTCTGTATTTTTAGGCTTACATTAAAATTTATCAAGGAGAAGAACTTCCACATCCAAAGTCCATGCTTCAGGTAGTGTGTGCGTtgtacatatatttgtttatgaAGGAGAAAAAATCTTTGCTTTAGAGATAAATCCTGGAAATGGGGTAGTGCTTCTTTgcatgcaaataaattttagatatttaaggTAACACATGTCATGGGTCCTGAAGTTTTTCTGTTTATGTGATGTTTTTTGTAACTACAGAGTGCTGACCTTGCACACATATAAGCTGCCAGAAATGAGTCCTTGGTACCTTCTTTTCAGTTGCTTGAAAAGTGTAGGACAATTTCTGTTGCAGAAGATAGCTTAATATGGGCCTCTCTGAACCAAGCTTCTTCTGTTCTCTGAGACTTTGACAATGAATGTTGTTTGAAATAAAGCTTATTTTCTCTTGGTATTAATGGTTTAGAGCTGCTTCTAGTGAatataggtttttcttttttcttttctttttttaaatgtgttcttttgggaCAGTGTTATTTAACCTAGCTCATATTGTGTAAGATTTGCTACTTCGGGCAATTTCTCAGTCTTATAGTGGattaaacagtgttttctcatgaAACTCACACAGTAAGCAGTTTTGTGGATTTAAAAATGTCTCTTGTCTAATACCGATTATGAGAGAGAGAACCATATGAATAATTCTTGATTCTTTATATCTGGAGACTTGACATATTTTAGGGTGTATCTTTTTAATTCTCTGTAATTTCCTGAGCATATGGTATTTTCTACAAACCCATTTTAACAGTCCTAAGCAAAGCAGCATCAGGCAGGCAGTCCTATTAGAAGCAATTATATCCTTTATTCTGGTGTTCCCTTCCATTGGAAAGGAAAACTGGAAGTTGACGATATTTTCTGTGGTTCATTCTCAGACTTGTTCATTGTATGTAGTTCATTGTGTTAATGAGAATTTATAGAGTCATCAGGTATTTTTTGCAtaaaaatggtacattttatttttttaggcaaCAGCTGAAGCTAATAATCTTGCTGCAGTAGCAGGAGCAAGAGAGATCTATTGCAAAAGTATGGAACAGGTTTgtaactgaaatttaaatttgacATAGAGTGAGGTAGAAGATTtttatagttaaaataattgcACTAATTTTTGCTCCTTATGTATTGTTATGTTACATCATTCCCTAATTCCCTTTTATCATCtctgctggaaataaactaagaaaataatttgcatGGTTAGAGTACAAGATACAGGTGGTAAGTTATTACATAAACTGTACTGAAATATTTTCTGACATATGATTCAGAGTGCTGCTATTAGTAGCTTCTGATGTAAGTAACGTTAGCTTAAGGCCAATAGCAATTTCTATGCTAAGCTTGCTAACTTGAACCTTAAAGTACCTTTTTTATGTGTTATCTTTTACCCACTGTCTTGCCAGCAGTCTTTTGTACTCTTACGGTGTATTCGTGGGTCAAGTGAGGTCAGGGACAGATTacagtgtaattttttttttgtctttactgGTATTAGTCATGTTTGGAAAATTTATTTGCCTGAGTCAGTTAAACATATAAGAAATAAATAGATTATATGTGAGATGTTATGAGCAAGTTTCAAACTGAACTGTGTAGGTGGTTTGACTTTTTGAGAGTGAAAGCTGTGAGCAAGGAACTTCTTTCAAGTGTGAATTATTTCTAGCATGTAATCTCTCCTACTGTAATCCTCTCTGTACAGGTATGTGGTGGGGACAAGCCTTACATCGCACCCTCAGATCTGGAGCGAAAACACCTGGATCTCAAGGAAGTGGCGATTAAACAGTTCCGTTCAGTAAAAAAAATGGGTGGAGATGAATTCTGCCGTCGTTATCAGGACCAGCTTGAGGCTGAAATTGAAGAAACCTATGCAAACTTTATAAAGCACAATGATGGCAAAAATATCTTCTATGCTGCTCGCACCCCTGCCACACTGTTTGCGGTCATGTTTGCTATGTATATAATCTCAGGACTGACTGGCTTCATTGGCCTAAACTCTATAGCCGTCTTGTGTAACCTTGTCATGGGGTTAGCACTGACATCTCTTTGTACTTGGGCGTATGTTAAATACTCTGGGGAGTTCAGAGAAATTGGAACAATGATTGATCAGATTGCTGAAACACTGTGGGAACAGGTTGGtatctatctttttattttttgctttttcaatGACTAATCTCCCTGtgatccccccaccccccgcattATTTGCACACCTACTTTTCCTTTATATGAGGAATGTCAAAAGgatgttttatgttttgtttggATGTATAATCTTTATATAAAGTATGAATTGAAGAGTTCTTCTTTTCTTTAGAGTCATAATTATAGTGTGCTTTAGTTGGCTTAAATTTATAATATCCTTTGGATAGATTCTTAGTCATAGGTTTGATTATACCAGACAATGGGCAGGGCCAGACTCtctaaggatttttttcttggagaaaagaaaatacagtcaATGAAAGTTATGAAGGTAAGGAAAAGAAGTTTGGAAGTGCAATGCTTTAGGAAAGCAAAAGAAGTTTCTTAATAATAATGGCAAGAAGCAATGCATGCTTATATTCCAGGAAAAATATTGAATGGTATTCAGTTCTTCATTGCCTTCTATGAAGATAGTGGTTATTTACTGATGTACTGCAAGGAACAATCCTATAGGGATTTCTTACAccaaagaaactttgacctctgTGCTATGGAAATACTAATGAACAAAGCAAAGCTCCACAGAAAACCAACTTCTCTTAATTGTAATCGTTTACCTCAATCAGAATTCAAATCATAATCTATTACCTCAAACCAGAATTCAAAGTCGGACCTGACAAGTATCTACTAAGGAAAGCCATGTTTTATGTTGGCCAACTGTGTGCTAGAATTGCTTGTGTTCAGAAAATACCATTTAAGGATGTTGTCATTAAAATGATCTTTGGGAAATACTTGAGCATCATGTCAAGGACCAGAATGAAAGCTACAGTAGTTACTGATGGACAGTATAATAGGCATTTTCAGATACCATTTCTGGGCTGATAAGTATTGGGCTTATTTGAAGATCTAGGATACGTAGGTCCATGTTGGTTTTGGCTTTAAATTCAAAGGCTGAAGAAGTAAACCGTTTTTTGAAGAAAGTTGATTAGATGTTGACTTTTCTTGTAAtaatgtcattattattttataaagtgaCCCACTATATTAATTtggattttgtatttattttttaaagaaatgctctATTCAGATCTGATTTGGAACCTTGTATTtggatatttgttaaatttaaatttttatctcaAAAAAATCTCGCTGTTTGTATGCCTTTGATATCTTCTAGTAGAAGATGGATTAAAAGCTTTTACAACCtgactttttaagaaaatagtACCTACTTTAAAATTTTGGACCATTACTAATTTTCTGCAACATGAATTTCAATAATTGTACAATGTCTTCTTTTGAAAACCAGTCATCTCCTATACAGCATTGCTTCTAGGATTTTAGAGGTGCCATTATTACAAAACAATTAAATGGCAGAATCTAAAgtgtaaaattattttcagtatagTTGAGGCAAGGTGAGTGATAGTCAGAGAAGATCTGTGCTGTGTCAACAAaccttttctaaatttttttgcgtttctctttttttttgcttcagagGAGTCCCAGGAAGGTGAGAAACCTACAAAGTCTCAAATTCTTGTAGTCTTAAACTCTTTAACTTCAAGGCACTCTGAGTCATTCTCCTAACCAATCAACTCCATGTTTTAGGTGTTTTCCAAACTGTTTGAAGTTACTAGACGTCGAATGGTTCATCGTGCTCTTTCATCAGCACAGCGACAGAGACTGTCATCCAACaataacaagaagaaaaattagacagtatttttaacttttttctctatCTGAAGTGTTCACACTTATACATGTAGGACAGTAAGCAGGACCGTCTGGGCCGGTCTGCATAAATGCTGTATACATACCAGATTTGATGCTGCATATAGGGTATGGAATTGCACATCCATCTCATAGGAATTGTAAATGGTTTGAATAGGAGGGAAGTAATTTTTGTTGCGTTATAAAATGTCTAACTGCATTATTTGTAGCATCATAACTTTTTTTGGGAGAAGCATCTTTTTATTTCCCACATTCCTGGTTATTTTCTTCATTGCTTTGAATtgaatttttatatctatttttatatgtaaCTCTTTTTTTACctcatgtttttatttgttttgcacATTTCTCATACCACAGGTATTGAAGCCCTTGGGTGATAATTTGATGGAGGAAAACATAAGGCAGTCTGTAACAAACTCTATCAAAGCAGGCCTGACTGACCAGGTGTCTCATCATGCCAGATTAAAGACAGACTGACAGTTCATCTCCTCATGGACTCCACTCTCCCTTTTTTCATGCTTGCTGTACAATGAGAactcaaataaaataaaccaaagtTTACAATCAACTGTAGAAGTAGTTTAGTATAACTGGCTTCACAGATGGCTGCCACAGAGTGTGAAAATTGTTTGTTGGTTTTAAGCATTCTGTTCATGGCTCCTAAGACATGGAGATTGGCTGAGGAGCGTTACTTTATCATGCACATTTGTGCcgtgtttaattctttttttttttctttttacttaatcTTATGTCAGTGAAATTTGTCTTATGTAAAAGGATATTTCagggaaatattttaagaaatctaTTTAGAGTCTCTTTAACACAGTGTCccattgaaattttaatttttagagaagCTATGAATCACTGTATCAAGAATCAGATTGGAGTGACAATAAAGCCTTTATTGAGCCACTACATGAAGAGTATATATTGCTCTACTGCCTTCAATACCAGTATTACATAAATGCATGTAtcagagacttcacagaaattaCATGACAACTGTCGTAGCTAAGAAAGTGATTCTGAGATGTACATTTGTCTTGCCTTTTTCAATTTATAAATCTGCCCTAAAAGGAGATGCATATCTGGGAAACTGAACTGTTTTTATGCAGTTTAGCCTTCATGTACATAAAATATGCCATTAATTTTATTGGGGGAGAAATTCCATCCAAAAATGTTGCCTACAGCTATGAGTTAAGAGTGTCTGTACATTGTGtagcttttattttctaaaatcacAGATAGGGCATGTAtatgaattataaatatataaatacaattttgTATTAAAAGTTTTGTAGTTTATGGCAAAATCTGGTTCTGTGGTAGGCTAATAAGTACAGTCCCTGTGAAGGAATGTTTGTGGCTCATGTCAGTGTGTGAATGCATAGACAATTTGAAGATTTTGATATATTTGTGATATTTATCTCCTTGAGCACTGCAGTCTCACCCCCCAAGGGAATTCAATGGGAATGTTTATCGTGACTTTGTCTTCTGTTGCATTTTAAAGTTATTTCCTGTAATTTATTTTCAGtacataattaaaaatttgttgtatatataaaatgaaacttgtgatttttttttaaggaattcaaGTATGTATTCCATTGCATAAACCATATTTGTTTATACTGAAAAGAGCATGAGCAGGAAACACCCAAGTGTGGGCTCTAAGGTGTTGTACCTCGAAGCTAAGCCTGTGAAaagttatttttctgtgtctgtctctgttaGGAGAAAATTTGTTGTGATCAGCCTAGGTGTAGCTGGggatttattaatttcttttctctctctctctttttttttttttttatggtataTGTAAagctaacatttttgaaatacttTTGTAGCTTTCTTTATGAACACCTATTAAAGCACCTAGTTTGGTTTTTAAGTGAAGAAAATTCAGATGTTGAGTTGCATGCCTGAAAGCTCTAAATTTACTTTAGTTGATATATTCCCTCTTCCCCCTTTCAAATCTTGTTTTTATATGCATTGTGTTTGTTTCCATCTGTGTTAAATTGCTACCAACTCATCTGTTCTTAAACATAAAGAATCCACCTGAAAAGTGTGTCTCTTTGTTTCTTCTACCACCTTGTTTTATGAATGCTGTGGACTGTttttatgaatgaaaaaataaaaagtttgttgTATAATAGTAGTTCTTCTGAAATTAAAGACacatagcttaatttttttttttttaaatgaaaggctTTTGAAATCTAGACCATTGGATTTCTTAGAATTTCTTGTTGGGAagttttccccaaagaagatattctaTGAAGGATTCCAGGAAAGCACTTTGGTTTCATCAGGAAGACTCTGAACATTGTTAAGCAAGAAGTAATAAAAGGGATTAAAGACAAACTCAAAACTGTTGACTAAAATAACTTTGGTGTTACTGTATTTTCTGTGGTATAGTTTTTTTAGTAATCTGTAGTACaagataggttttttttttaaagaaatgcttaATGATAAATGATTTACTAATTAAGACAATTAACTTTTGTGTAGGGGGCAATCATTTGTGACCCTTCTATTGAGTATGCTTTATGTATTTCTCATGAAGATAACCTCGTCATCCTTGCTTCACCGAACATATTGTATTTGTAGAATTGAATAGCAGTATTTAATTCTTGAGTGTTATTTTT
Coding sequences within:
- the ATL2 gene encoding atlastin-2 isoform X3, producing MKKPCPVQIVLAHEDDHNFELDEEALEQILLQEHIRDLNIVVVSVAGAFRKGKSFLLDFMLRYMYNKDSQSWIGGNNEPLTGFTWRGGCERETTGIQVWNEVFVIDRPNGTKVAVLLMDTQGAFDSQSTIKDCATVFALSTMTSSVQVYNLSQNIQEDDLQHLQLFTEYGRLAMEEIYQKPFQTLMFLIRDWSYPYEHSYGLEGGKQFLEKRLQVKQNQHEELQNVRKHIHNCFSNLGCFLLPHPGLKVATNPSFDGRLKDIDEDFKRELRNLVPLLLAPENLVEKEISGSKVTCRDLVEYFKAYIKIYQGEELPHPKSMLQATAEANNLAAVAGAREIYCKSMEQVCGGDKPYIAPSDLERKHLDLKEVAIKQFRSVKKMGGDEFCRRYQDQLEAEIEETYANFIKHNDGKNIFYAARTPATLFAVMFAMYIISGLTGFIGLNSIAVLCNLVMGLALTSLCTWAYVKYSGEFREIGTMIDQIAETLWEQVLKPLGDNLMEENIRQSVTNSIKAGLTDQVSHHARLKTD